From one Fusobacterium simiae genomic stretch:
- a CDS encoding TIGR00282 family metallophosphoesterase — protein sequence MKVLVVGDIVGRPGRNTLQVFLEKYKDNYDFIIVNGENSAGGFGITVKIADEFLSWGIDVISGGNHSWDKKEIYEYMNNSDRILRPANYPEEVPGKGYTILEDKKGNKIALISLQGRVFMNAVDCPFKTAKKLIEEISKVTKNIIVDFHAEATSEKIALGKYLDGEISLFYGTHTHVQTADERILNNGTGYISDIGMTGSQNGVIGTDAETIINKFLTSLPQKFEVAEGDEYLYGIEVEIDEKTGKCKKIKRLNWSENEGFRS from the coding sequence ATGAAAGTATTAGTAGTAGGAGATATAGTAGGAAGACCTGGAAGAAATACATTACAGGTATTTTTAGAAAAATATAAAGATAATTATGATTTTATTATAGTAAATGGAGAAAATTCAGCAGGTGGTTTTGGAATTACAGTAAAGATAGCAGATGAATTTTTATCTTGGGGTATAGATGTTATAAGTGGTGGAAATCATAGCTGGGACAAAAAAGAAATTTATGAATATATGAATAATTCAGATAGAATTTTAAGACCTGCTAACTATCCAGAAGAAGTTCCTGGAAAAGGCTATACAATTTTAGAAGATAAAAAAGGAAATAAAATAGCACTTATTTCTTTACAAGGTAGGGTTTTTATGAATGCTGTTGATTGTCCTTTTAAAACTGCAAAAAAATTGATAGAAGAAATTTCAAAAGTAACTAAAAATATAATAGTTGATTTTCATGCAGAAGCAACTTCTGAAAAAATTGCATTAGGAAAATATTTAGATGGAGAAATTTCACTTTTCTATGGAACACACACTCATGTACAGACAGCAGATGAAAGAATATTGAATAATGGAACAGGATATATTTCAGATATAGGAATGACAGGTTCACAAAATGGAGTTATAGGGACAGATGCTGAAACTATAATAAATAAATTCTTAACTTCATTACCACAAAAATTTGAGGTTGCAGAAGGTGATGAGTATTTGTATGGAATAGAAGTGGAAATTGATGAAAAAACTGGAAAATGTAAAAAAATAAAAAGATTAAATTGGAGTGAAAATGAAGGTTTTAGAAGCTAA
- the prmA gene encoding 50S ribosomal protein L11 methyltransferase, with the protein MKVLEAKLIYESDDLEKYKKIISDIFYNFGVTGLKIEEPILNKDPLNFYKDEKQFLISENSVSAYFPLNIYSEKRKKVLEETFAEKFSEDENIVYNLDFYEYDEEDYQNSWKKYLFVEKVSEKFVVKPTWREYEKQDNELVIELDPGRAFGTGSHPTTSLLLKLMEEQEFLNKSVIDIGTGSGILMIAGKLLGASEVYGTDIDEFSMEVAKENLILNNISLNDVKLLKGNLLEVIENKKFDIVLCNILADVLVKLLDEIKYILKENSIVLFSGIIEDKLAEVIKKAEGVGLEIVEVKTDKEWRAVYFKRK; encoded by the coding sequence ATGAAGGTTTTAGAAGCTAAACTTATCTATGAAAGTGATGATTTAGAAAAATATAAAAAAATAATTTCAGATATTTTCTATAATTTTGGAGTTACAGGCTTAAAGATAGAAGAACCTATTTTAAATAAAGACCCTTTAAATTTCTATAAAGATGAAAAACAATTTTTAATCTCTGAAAATTCAGTATCTGCATATTTTCCATTGAATATTTATTCAGAAAAAAGAAAAAAAGTTTTGGAAGAAACCTTTGCTGAAAAGTTTTCAGAAGATGAAAATATAGTGTATAATTTAGATTTCTATGAATATGATGAGGAAGATTATCAAAATAGCTGGAAAAAATATCTTTTTGTAGAAAAAGTTAGTGAAAAATTTGTAGTAAAGCCAACTTGGAGAGAATATGAAAAACAAGATAATGAGCTTGTTATAGAACTAGACCCAGGTAGAGCCTTTGGTACAGGTTCGCACCCTACAACCTCACTTCTATTGAAATTAATGGAGGAACAAGAATTTTTAAATAAATCAGTTATAGATATAGGTACAGGTTCTGGTATACTTATGATAGCAGGAAAACTTTTAGGAGCTAGTGAAGTTTATGGAACAGATATAGATGAATTTTCTATGGAAGTTGCTAAGGAAAATTTAATTTTGAATAATATTTCTTTAAATGATGTAAAACTTTTAAAAGGAAATTTACTTGAAGTTATTGAAAATAAGAAGTTTGATATAGTTTTATGTAATATTTTGGCAGATGTTTTAGTAAAGTTGCTTGATGAAATCAAATATATTTTAAAAGAAAATTCAATAGTTCTATTTTCTGGAATAATTGAAGATAAGCTAGCAGAAGTTATTAAAAAAGCAGAAGGTGTAGGACTTGAAATAGTTGAAGTTAAGACTGATAAAGAATGGAGAGCAGTTTATTTTAAAAGAAAATAA
- the cmk gene encoding (d)CMP kinase: protein MDNLIVAIDGPAGSGKSTIAKLIAKRFNFTYIDTGAMYRMITLYLLENNIDFEDLKEIEKALNSINLDMQGDKFYLNNVDVSTKIREKRINENVSKVASIKIVRDNLVNLQRKISNNKNVILDGRDIGTVVFPNAQVKIFLIATPEERARRRYNEFLEKKIEITYDEVLKSLKERDYIDSTRKESPLTKANDAIELDTTNLTIEDVINFISDKIEKAN, encoded by the coding sequence ATGGATAATTTAATAGTTGCAATAGATGGACCAGCAGGAAGTGGAAAAAGTACAATAGCAAAACTTATTGCTAAAAGATTTAATTTTACATATATAGATACTGGTGCAATGTATAGAATGATAACTCTTTATCTTTTAGAAAATAATATAGATTTTGAAGATTTAAAAGAGATAGAAAAAGCATTAAATAGCATAAATTTAGATATGCAAGGGGATAAATTTTATCTGAATAATGTAGATGTCAGTACAAAAATAAGAGAAAAAAGAATAAATGAAAATGTATCTAAGGTTGCAAGTATTAAAATAGTTAGAGATAATTTAGTGAATTTACAAAGAAAAATTAGTAATAATAAAAATGTTATCTTAGATGGTAGAGATATTGGAACTGTTGTGTTTCCTAATGCACAAGTAAAGATATTTTTAATTGCTACTCCTGAGGAAAGAGCAAGAAGAAGATATAATGAATTTCTTGAAAAGAAAATTGAGATAACTTATGATGAAGTTTTAAAATCTTTAAAAGAAAGAGACTATATTGATAGTACAAGAAAAGAAAGTCCGTTAACAAAAGCTAATGATGCTATTGAATTGGATACCACAAACTTAACAATAGAAGATGTAATTAATTTTATATCTGACAAAATTGAAAAAGCCAATTAA